The following proteins are co-located in the Elusimicrobiota bacterium genome:
- a CDS encoding phospholipase D-like domain-containing protein — MKPALLMTLMLLPLPAWSAFQVPGFELVCSIPAETTLSPGDLRTAAEVWPEMFASAKKSIDISEFYIVNAPGEPLEPSIEALRKAGERGVKIRFIAERKMAENSLEGFELLRKIPNLELRVQDFSAISKGGITHAKYFIVDGREGYLGSQNFDWRSLKHIHELGLRVSEPRILGQMSAVFAQDWKAYERVAAGKPVAPLQRSRPKAQTDRRAYLVASPWPFDPPGVGDSERELVRLIGAAEKEVAVQLLDYAPLDGKKRFYAPIDNALRLAATRGVSVKLLVSNWNTDYPAVEHLKSLSLVPGVQVKIVTLPEAAGGYIPYARVVHAKYMVLDGKALWLGTSNWKGGYLDDSRNLEVVVKDEALAARARALHGQLWDCAYAQPIDTGKAYPKPRR, encoded by the coding sequence ATGAAACCCGCCCTCCTGATGACGCTCATGTTGCTTCCCCTCCCCGCTTGGTCCGCCTTTCAGGTCCCGGGCTTCGAGCTCGTCTGCTCGATCCCCGCCGAGACGACGCTCTCCCCCGGGGACCTGCGCACGGCCGCCGAGGTCTGGCCGGAGATGTTCGCTTCCGCGAAGAAGAGCATCGACATCTCCGAGTTCTACATCGTGAACGCGCCCGGAGAGCCGCTCGAGCCCTCCATCGAGGCGCTGCGCAAGGCCGGAGAGCGCGGCGTGAAGATCCGCTTCATCGCCGAGCGCAAGATGGCCGAGAACTCCCTGGAGGGCTTCGAGCTCCTGCGGAAGATCCCGAACCTCGAGCTGAGGGTCCAGGACTTCTCGGCGATCAGCAAGGGAGGCATCACCCACGCGAAGTACTTCATCGTCGACGGAAGAGAAGGCTACCTCGGAAGCCAGAACTTCGATTGGCGCTCGCTCAAGCACATCCACGAGCTCGGCCTGCGCGTGAGCGAACCCCGCATCCTGGGACAGATGTCGGCCGTCTTCGCGCAGGACTGGAAGGCGTACGAGCGCGTGGCCGCCGGCAAGCCGGTCGCGCCCCTCCAGCGCTCCCGGCCGAAAGCGCAGACCGACCGGCGCGCCTACCTCGTCGCGAGCCCGTGGCCTTTCGACCCGCCCGGCGTCGGCGACTCCGAGAGAGAGCTCGTCCGCCTCATCGGCGCCGCCGAGAAGGAGGTCGCGGTCCAGCTCCTCGACTACGCCCCGCTCGACGGGAAGAAGCGCTTCTATGCGCCCATCGACAACGCCCTGCGCCTGGCCGCGACCCGCGGAGTCTCCGTGAAGCTGCTGGTCTCGAACTGGAACACCGACTACCCCGCCGTCGAGCATCTCAAGAGTCTCTCGCTCGTGCCGGGGGTCCAGGTGAAGATCGTCACGCTCCCCGAAGCGGCGGGGGGCTACATCCCCTACGCGCGCGTCGTCCACGCGAAGTACATGGTCCTCGACGGGAAGGCCCTCTGGCTGGGGACGAGCAACTGGAAGGGCGGATACCTCGACGACTCGCGCAACCTCGAGGTCGTCGTGAAGGACGAGGCGCTCGCCGCCCGCGCCCGGGCCCTGCACGGGCAGCTCTGGGATTGCGCCTACGCGCAGCCCATCGACACGGGGAAGGCCTACCCCAAGCCCCGGCGCTAG
- a CDS encoding Trp family transcriptional regulator translates to MRGRPADSGKASMRELARLLAASRDERFIHDFLRQLLTPDEYAEIGSRWRIVRLLRAGMTQREIAARLGVSLCKITRGSRELKKTDGPLARIPPEKRPPHVRRP, encoded by the coding sequence ATGCGCGGACGACCGGCGGACTCGGGCAAGGCCTCCATGCGCGAGCTCGCGCGGCTCCTCGCCGCCAGCCGCGACGAACGCTTCATCCACGACTTCCTGCGCCAGCTCCTGACCCCCGACGAGTACGCCGAGATCGGCTCGCGCTGGCGCATCGTGCGTCTCCTGAGGGCGGGGATGACGCAGCGGGAGATCGCCGCCCGCCTGGGCGTCTCCCTCTGCAAGATCACCCGCGGCTCCCGGGAGCTCAAGAAGACGGACGGCCCGCTCGCCCGCATCCCCCCCGAAAAGAGGCCCCCCCATGTCCGACGTCCTTAG
- the amrS gene encoding AmmeMemoRadiSam system radical SAM enzyme — protein MGFLTPLLALVPVSLALAFGLLVSRLPPPATFARLASAENPWVREARFWRPVCNGVQCGLCPFKCFLPEGGRGRCRVRMNVGGELKTLVYGKPVSVHVDPIEKKPVFHLEPGSWVYSLATAGCNLRCTGCQNWEISQAWPEQSPPSTLVPAGLELFRAGDGGVYGRMTQKELAFVSPEEIVRGALATRSRAVAYTYSEPVVFYEYMFDAAKLAREKGLRNVMVTGGYIEPGPLAALAPYMDVVKVDLKGFDERFYRDFAGGELRFVLRTLERLKEYGVLTEVVNLVVPTRNDRPEDLRRLSAWVREKLGADTPLFFTRFSPNYRLQNLPGTPADTLALARSLALTEGLRFVYVGNAPGDPGENTYCPKCGRVLVRRAGFAVLENLLAATGAGGRCPFDGTRIPGLWTPAQRPHPVVTP, from the coding sequence GTGGGGTTCCTGACGCCGCTGCTGGCCCTCGTCCCGGTCTCCCTCGCGCTCGCCTTCGGCCTGCTCGTCTCGCGCCTCCCCCCGCCCGCCACCTTCGCGCGGCTCGCCTCCGCCGAGAACCCCTGGGTCCGTGAGGCCCGCTTCTGGCGCCCCGTCTGCAACGGCGTGCAGTGCGGGCTCTGCCCCTTCAAGTGCTTCCTGCCCGAGGGCGGGCGCGGCCGCTGCCGCGTGCGCATGAACGTCGGCGGCGAGCTCAAGACGCTGGTCTACGGCAAGCCGGTCTCCGTCCACGTCGACCCCATCGAGAAGAAGCCGGTCTTCCATCTCGAGCCCGGGAGTTGGGTCTATTCGTTGGCCACCGCGGGCTGCAACCTGCGCTGCACCGGCTGCCAGAACTGGGAGATCTCCCAGGCCTGGCCGGAGCAGTCCCCGCCGAGCACGCTCGTCCCCGCGGGGCTCGAGCTCTTCCGCGCGGGCGACGGCGGGGTCTACGGCCGCATGACGCAGAAGGAGCTCGCCTTCGTCTCGCCCGAAGAGATCGTCCGGGGCGCGCTGGCGACCCGCTCGAGGGCCGTCGCCTACACCTATTCGGAGCCCGTCGTCTTCTACGAGTACATGTTCGACGCCGCGAAGCTGGCCCGGGAGAAGGGTCTGCGCAACGTGATGGTGACCGGCGGCTACATCGAGCCGGGCCCGCTCGCGGCGCTCGCCCCTTACATGGACGTCGTGAAGGTCGACCTCAAGGGCTTCGACGAGCGCTTCTATCGGGACTTCGCGGGCGGCGAGCTCCGCTTCGTCCTGCGCACCCTCGAACGCCTCAAGGAGTACGGCGTCCTCACGGAGGTCGTCAACCTCGTCGTGCCCACCCGCAACGACCGCCCGGAAGACCTGCGCCGCCTGAGCGCCTGGGTCCGGGAGAAGCTCGGCGCCGACACCCCGCTCTTCTTCACCCGCTTCAGCCCGAACTACCGCCTCCAGAACCTGCCGGGGACGCCGGCCGACACGCTCGCGCTCGCGCGCTCCCTCGCCCTCACGGAAGGCCTGCGCTTCGTCTACGTCGGCAACGCCCCCGGCGACCCGGGGGAGAACACCTACTGCCCGAAGTGCGGACGCGTCCTCGTGCGCCGCGCGGGCTTCGCCGTGCTCGAGAACCTGCTCGCGGCGACCGGCGCCGGCGGGCGCTGCCCCTTCGACGGCACCCGCATCCCCGGCCTCTGGACGCCCGCACAGAGGCCGCACCCGGTGGTGACCCCGTGA
- the amrB gene encoding AmmeMemoRadiSam system protein B, translating into MTNALLCALLLFALPSASAAPRKCAVADGFYPGDPMLLAKSVDGYLAKAPAPGKLPGPVVALLVPHAGYAYSAPVAATGYRAVADAYDTVVVLGAAHTVRVPGAALYAGGPFETPLGTVPVDDEVNRLLLKDPLFKDMPEAHAREHSIEVQLPFLVRRLQKGFKLVPIVMNTEDPEVALRVGRALGRALKGRKALIVVSSDLSHYPPAGIASRVDRSTLLALERMDPDYFRLANRILMSRGEKGLDTVYCGEAGLLAGLAAARALGADRGTLLRYANSGETPGIGDKDRTVGYAAMAFVRTGKPSPSDIPLTPKDKSALLALARRVVSEGVEGRKPAPSLSEDPVLNQPAAAFVTLTEGGALRGCIGTVEARMPLQDAVAYGAYSAAFEDHRFPPVTKEELPKLRFEVSLLSPSRKVPSHASVVPKKHGVILSQGRRSGLFLPQVWEGIPDKAEFLGELCAQKAGLPRDCWKDPQTELRVFTVGVIEEAE; encoded by the coding sequence GTGACGAACGCCCTCCTCTGCGCCCTGCTCCTCTTCGCCCTCCCTTCGGCCTCGGCCGCGCCCCGCAAGTGCGCGGTCGCCGACGGGTTCTACCCCGGCGACCCGATGCTGCTCGCGAAGTCCGTCGACGGCTACCTCGCGAAAGCCCCGGCGCCCGGGAAGCTGCCGGGCCCCGTCGTCGCCCTCCTCGTCCCGCACGCGGGCTACGCCTACTCCGCCCCGGTCGCCGCGACGGGCTACCGCGCCGTCGCCGACGCCTACGACACGGTCGTGGTGCTCGGCGCCGCCCACACGGTCCGGGTCCCCGGCGCCGCGCTCTACGCGGGCGGGCCCTTCGAGACCCCGCTCGGGACGGTCCCCGTCGACGACGAGGTGAACCGCCTCCTCCTCAAGGACCCGCTCTTCAAGGACATGCCCGAGGCGCACGCGCGCGAGCATTCCATCGAGGTCCAGCTCCCCTTCCTCGTCCGGCGTCTCCAGAAGGGCTTCAAGCTCGTCCCCATCGTCATGAACACCGAGGACCCCGAGGTCGCCCTGCGCGTCGGGCGCGCGCTCGGCCGCGCGCTCAAGGGCCGCAAGGCGCTCATCGTGGTCTCCTCCGACCTCTCCCACTACCCTCCCGCCGGAATCGCGTCCCGGGTCGACCGAAGCACCCTGCTCGCCCTCGAGCGCATGGACCCCGACTACTTCCGGCTCGCGAACCGCATCCTGATGAGCCGCGGGGAGAAGGGCCTCGACACCGTCTACTGCGGGGAGGCGGGCCTCCTGGCGGGCCTCGCCGCCGCCCGCGCCCTCGGCGCGGACCGCGGGACGCTGCTGCGCTACGCGAACTCCGGAGAGACTCCGGGCATCGGCGACAAGGACCGCACCGTGGGCTACGCCGCCATGGCCTTCGTGCGGACGGGCAAGCCCTCGCCCTCCGACATCCCCCTGACGCCGAAGGACAAGAGCGCGCTGCTGGCCCTCGCCCGCCGGGTCGTCTCCGAGGGCGTCGAAGGCCGGAAGCCCGCGCCCTCTCTCTCCGAGGACCCCGTCCTCAACCAGCCCGCCGCCGCCTTCGTCACCCTCACCGAGGGAGGCGCTCTGCGCGGATGCATCGGCACCGTCGAGGCGCGCATGCCCCTGCAGGACGCCGTGGCCTACGGCGCGTACTCGGCGGCTTTCGAGGACCATCGCTTCCCGCCGGTGACGAAGGAGGAGCTCCCGAAGCTCCGTTTCGAGGTCTCCCTGCTCTCCCCCTCGCGGAAGGTCCCGAGCCACGCGAGCGTCGTGCCGAAGAAGCACGGCGTCATCCTGAGCCAGGGCCGCCGCTCCGGGCTCTTCCTGCCGCAGGTCTGGGAGGGGATACCCGACAAGGCGGAGTTCCTCGGAGAGCTCTGCGCGCAGAAGGCGGGTCTGCCGCGCGATTGCTGGAAGGACCCGCAGACCGAGCTCCGGGTCTTCACCGTCGGAGTCATCGAGGAGGCAGAATGA
- a CDS encoding HAMP domain-containing sensor histidine kinase — translation MDAFADTLAARLDRAPAALKEGLREREVNRRLLWFLLLRAAVASALTGVALFKGLLFPELQVPAGGLFACALILLGADGLFWLHYRSSVGEGPQSFLLKAERNLQAQIVLDFLVLAYLVFECGGIESPLAYFFLFHNALSCLFFRRRVSLAHTLLSISILVALEALRRAGAVPERHFIAVASWPTPAVPSRVSAYYLSGLSFFYLAAWYLVSTITERLRLREHQLEEKIDELLEVDRTKTRYMLVTTHELKAPFAAIQSYAEVLLDGYAGELSPKAREILERVQVRCQKLLGMLKDMIRLSNITTTKERRGALATGLIDLGLVGREAVEPFRESAARKGISFDFSRLEGGRHLIEGNLEQIQILLSNIVGNAVSYSHSGTTVRLWAEHSSGAEELCVANRGLVVRPEHAEKVFLEYFRSEEAVKANPNGTGLGLAIARQIIGVHRGRIGMETDEKGETVVRMRFPRTFL, via the coding sequence ATGGACGCGTTCGCCGATACGCTCGCCGCCCGGCTCGACCGCGCTCCCGCCGCCCTCAAGGAGGGCCTGCGCGAGCGGGAGGTCAACCGCCGCCTGTTGTGGTTCCTCCTCCTGCGCGCCGCCGTCGCCTCCGCCTTGACGGGGGTCGCCCTCTTCAAGGGCCTCCTCTTCCCCGAACTCCAGGTCCCCGCCGGAGGCCTGTTCGCCTGCGCGCTCATCCTGCTCGGCGCCGACGGGCTCTTCTGGCTCCATTACCGGTCCTCGGTGGGCGAGGGGCCCCAGTCCTTCCTGCTCAAGGCCGAACGCAACCTCCAGGCCCAGATCGTGCTCGACTTCCTCGTCCTGGCCTACCTGGTGTTCGAATGCGGCGGCATCGAGTCGCCGCTCGCCTACTTCTTCCTCTTCCACAACGCGCTCTCCTGCCTTTTCTTCCGCAGACGCGTGAGTCTCGCCCACACCCTCCTCTCCATCTCCATCCTCGTCGCGCTCGAGGCGCTGCGCCGCGCGGGCGCCGTCCCCGAGCGCCACTTCATCGCCGTCGCCTCCTGGCCGACCCCCGCCGTCCCGTCCCGGGTGAGCGCCTACTACCTCTCCGGGCTCTCGTTCTTCTACCTCGCCGCCTGGTACCTGGTCTCGACGATCACCGAGCGCCTGCGCCTGCGCGAACATCAGCTCGAGGAGAAGATCGATGAGCTGCTCGAGGTCGACCGTACGAAGACCCGCTACATGCTCGTCACGACGCACGAGCTCAAGGCCCCGTTCGCGGCCATCCAGAGCTACGCGGAGGTCCTCCTCGACGGCTATGCCGGCGAGCTCTCGCCCAAGGCGCGCGAGATCCTGGAGCGCGTCCAGGTCCGCTGCCAGAAGCTCCTCGGCATGCTCAAGGACATGATCCGTCTCTCGAACATCACGACGACGAAGGAGCGCCGAGGAGCCCTCGCGACCGGGCTCATCGACCTCGGCCTCGTCGGGCGCGAGGCGGTCGAGCCCTTCCGCGAGAGCGCCGCCCGCAAGGGGATCTCCTTCGACTTCTCCCGACTCGAGGGGGGGCGCCATCTCATCGAGGGCAACCTCGAGCAGATCCAGATCCTGCTGAGCAACATCGTCGGCAACGCGGTCTCCTACTCCCACTCCGGGACCACGGTGCGCCTGTGGGCGGAGCACTCCTCCGGCGCCGAGGAACTCTGCGTCGCCAACCGCGGCCTCGTCGTGCGCCCGGAGCACGCCGAGAAGGTCTTCCTCGAGTACTTCCGCTCGGAGGAGGCGGTGAAGGCGAACCCGAACGGCACCGGACTCGGGCTCGCCATCGCGCGCCAGATCATCGGCGTGCACCGGGGCCGCATCGGGATGGAGACCGACGAGAAGGGGGAGACCGTCGTCCGGATGCGTTTCCCGAGGACGTTCCTGTAG
- a CDS encoding NapC/NirT family cytochrome c — translation MSEENDDKNRRGRAELWLQALLMLGVVAVPGLLALLTAGLSFERAKTVEFCSSCHVMGPFVQGVEDTKSDLLSAKHFQRHWINHNNCYTCHTNYDFFGPVDAKIRGLRHLYSNFTGFKKRPRLFKPFPNGNCLQCHGNTRKYRESPAHEPMLEQLGKDEMKCIECHGPVHPQGETGGKS, via the coding sequence GTGAGCGAAGAGAACGACGATAAGAACCGGCGGGGCCGCGCGGAGCTGTGGCTGCAGGCGCTGCTCATGCTCGGGGTGGTCGCCGTTCCGGGGCTGCTGGCCCTGCTGACGGCCGGCCTGTCCTTCGAGCGCGCCAAGACGGTGGAGTTCTGCTCCTCCTGCCACGTCATGGGGCCTTTCGTGCAGGGCGTCGAGGACACGAAGAGCGACCTGCTCTCGGCGAAGCACTTCCAGCGCCACTGGATCAACCACAACAACTGCTACACCTGCCACACGAACTACGACTTCTTCGGGCCGGTGGACGCGAAGATCCGGGGCCTGCGCCATCTCTATTCCAACTTCACGGGCTTCAAGAAGCGTCCCAGGCTCTTCAAGCCCTTCCCGAACGGGAACTGCCTGCAGTGCCACGGGAACACCCGCAAGTACCGCGAGAGCCCGGCGCACGAGCCGATGCTCGAGCAGCTCGGCAAGGACGAGATGAAGTGCATCGAGTGCCACGGCCCGGTCCATCCGCAGGGCGAGACGGGAGGCAAGTCATGA
- a CDS encoding 4Fe-4S binding protein — MTAPKAAASMDIGDSIEKRRDLLPSLVFGVLVAVPVFLFARPLSPSAAASALWALYTGAIGALILRSGRVARWRALFFATVALGFLVRFKAELFLATGRLFLSESPQEVPYCHIAMASTALGTLYQQYLAWMSGSWKAWGPLSLGALWLLATLALGQAWCSWVCFYGGIDDALSRLLPRPLLRWRSVPGRLRDFPAALLVFLLLVSLSSMLPVFCLWLCPLKMTTAFLDPDGATRRLQLALMLCAGLVFLVGLPLLTGKRTFCGLLCPFGAWQAFFGRLNPFRVSVAPEACTACGACVDACPTFSLARREGAPPEVLPYCCRCGSCMDACAASGIGYTVFGRALRGRGSGWASLLDARAVFVFCALVVGGTVGALFVPAAVRSLFSLVFAGGVR, encoded by the coding sequence GTGACGGCCCCGAAGGCCGCGGCGAGCATGGACATCGGCGATAGCATAGAAAAACGCAGGGACCTCCTCCCATCGCTCGTCTTCGGGGTCCTCGTCGCCGTCCCCGTCTTCCTCTTCGCGCGCCCCCTCTCCCCCTCCGCCGCCGCCTCCGCCCTCTGGGCCCTCTACACCGGGGCCATCGGCGCGCTCATCCTGCGCAGCGGCCGGGTCGCGCGCTGGCGAGCGCTCTTCTTCGCGACCGTCGCGCTCGGCTTCCTCGTGCGCTTCAAGGCGGAACTCTTCCTCGCCACCGGGCGCCTCTTCCTCTCCGAGTCGCCGCAGGAGGTCCCCTACTGCCACATCGCGATGGCCTCCACCGCGCTGGGGACGCTCTACCAGCAGTACCTCGCCTGGATGAGCGGGAGCTGGAAGGCCTGGGGCCCGCTCTCGCTGGGCGCGCTCTGGCTGCTGGCGACGCTCGCGCTCGGGCAGGCCTGGTGCTCGTGGGTCTGCTTCTACGGCGGCATCGACGACGCGCTGAGCCGGCTCCTTCCCCGCCCCCTGCTGCGCTGGCGCTCCGTCCCCGGCCGCCTGCGCGACTTCCCCGCCGCCCTGCTCGTCTTCCTCCTGCTCGTCTCGCTCTCGAGCATGCTCCCGGTCTTCTGCCTCTGGCTCTGCCCGCTCAAGATGACGACCGCCTTCCTCGATCCCGACGGCGCGACCCGGCGCCTCCAGCTCGCGCTGATGCTCTGCGCGGGGCTCGTCTTCCTCGTCGGACTGCCGCTGCTCACCGGCAAGCGCACCTTCTGCGGCCTCCTCTGCCCCTTCGGGGCCTGGCAGGCCTTCTTCGGCCGGCTCAACCCCTTCCGCGTGAGCGTCGCGCCCGAGGCCTGCACCGCCTGCGGCGCCTGCGTCGACGCCTGCCCGACCTTCTCCCTCGCGCGCCGGGAGGGCGCCCCGCCGGAGGTACTCCCCTACTGCTGCCGCTGCGGCTCGTGCATGGACGCCTGCGCGGCCTCCGGCATCGGCTACACGGTCTTCGGCCGCGCGCTGCGGGGACGCGGCAGCGGCTGGGCGTCGCTGCTCGACGCCCGGGCCGTCTTCGTCTTCTGCGCCCTCGTCGTCGGCGGGACGGTCGGCGCGCTCTTCGTGCCGGCCGCCGTGCGGTCGCTGTTCTCCCTGGTCTTCGCCGGAGGGGTGAGATGA
- a CDS encoding YciI family protein — MSDGPLVYAYLMRHEKPELITKTLVEKHVAHLEDLDDAGKLVLCGPFKDFKGGMVVVKAGSADEARRIAESDPFVKSGFESYELRTWELANRENRYLL; from the coding sequence ATGAGCGACGGACCGCTCGTCTACGCGTACCTGATGCGCCATGAGAAGCCGGAGCTCATCACGAAGACGCTCGTTGAGAAGCATGTCGCCCATCTCGAAGATCTGGACGACGCCGGAAAGCTCGTGCTCTGCGGCCCCTTCAAGGATTTCAAAGGAGGGATGGTCGTGGTGAAGGCCGGCTCGGCCGACGAGGCCCGGCGCATCGCCGAGAGCGACCCCTTCGTGAAGTCGGGATTCGAGTCCTACGAGCTCCGCACCTGGGAGCTCGCCAACCGGGAGAACCGCTACCTTCTCTGA
- a CDS encoding cyclic nucleotide-binding domain-containing protein, with the protein MEKLPMTQDGAVQFTRMVRKIRLFSDMQMALLEKILAWVCLYRCEKGEKICRQGELGDSFFVVSTGSVSVSVKKGLFFSTQVAVLRSGDCFGEMSLLGRAPRNATVTCEEESRVFVLLSENFNDILKSNPAFAEEIKKLARQREFEDGKL; encoded by the coding sequence ATGGAAAAGCTCCCCATGACGCAGGACGGCGCCGTGCAGTTCACCCGGATGGTGCGCAAGATCCGGCTCTTCTCCGACATGCAGATGGCGCTCCTGGAGAAGATCCTGGCCTGGGTGTGCCTCTACCGCTGCGAGAAGGGCGAGAAGATCTGCCGTCAGGGCGAGCTCGGGGACTCGTTCTTCGTGGTCAGCACGGGGAGCGTGAGCGTCTCCGTGAAGAAGGGGCTCTTCTTCTCCACGCAGGTCGCCGTCCTGCGCTCAGGCGACTGCTTCGGCGAGATGTCCCTGCTGGGACGCGCGCCCAGGAACGCCACCGTGACCTGCGAGGAGGAATCCCGGGTCTTCGTGCTGCTCTCGGAGAACTTCAACGACATCCTGAAGAGCAACCCGGCCTTCGCGGAAGAGATCAAGAAGCTCGCGCGGCAGCGGGAGTTCGAGGACGGGAAGCTCTGA
- a CDS encoding TrpB-like pyridoxal phosphate-dependent enzyme → MSDVLRKVVLPDSELPTHWYNIQADMPVPPAAVLHPGTGKPVGPQDLAPLFPMALIGQEVSRERLIPIPEEVRDILKIWRPTPLVRALGLEKALGTPAHIYYKWEGTSPAGSHKTNTAVPQAYYNKQEGTRRIATETGAGQWGTALSLAGSMFGIEVKVYMVRVSYDQKPHRRLMMEAWGAKVVPSPSRDTEAGRKILERDPQCPGSLGIAISEAVEDAVRREDTKYALGSVLNHVLLHQTVIGLETRRQLEVFGEGPDLVIGCHGGGSNFAGIAFPFLGDNFKKKTKTRVIAVEPSSCPTLTKGTYAYDFGDNSGMTPLMKMYTLGHDFMPPGIHAGGLRYHGASPLVSQLVHEGHIEARAVPQRPCFEAALSFAKTEGILPAPESSHAIRVAVDEALRCREEGRSKVIVFNLSGHGHFDLPSYEKFLSGKLTDHEHPQDAIDAALKRLPKVAV, encoded by the coding sequence ATGTCCGACGTCCTTAGGAAGGTGGTACTGCCGGATTCGGAGCTCCCGACCCACTGGTACAACATCCAGGCCGACATGCCCGTGCCGCCGGCGGCGGTGCTCCACCCCGGCACCGGGAAACCCGTCGGGCCGCAGGACCTCGCCCCCCTCTTCCCCATGGCGCTCATCGGACAGGAGGTCTCCCGGGAGCGGCTCATCCCCATCCCCGAGGAGGTGCGGGATATCCTCAAGATCTGGAGGCCCACCCCCCTCGTCCGCGCCCTCGGTCTCGAGAAGGCCCTCGGGACGCCGGCGCACATCTACTACAAGTGGGAAGGGACCTCCCCGGCAGGGAGCCACAAGACGAACACCGCCGTCCCGCAGGCCTACTACAACAAGCAGGAAGGCACTCGCCGCATCGCCACGGAGACCGGCGCCGGGCAGTGGGGCACGGCCCTTTCCCTGGCCGGCTCGATGTTCGGCATCGAGGTCAAGGTCTACATGGTCCGGGTGAGCTACGATCAGAAGCCGCACCGGCGCCTGATGATGGAGGCCTGGGGCGCGAAGGTGGTCCCCAGCCCGAGCCGGGACACCGAGGCCGGGCGGAAGATCCTCGAGCGGGACCCGCAGTGCCCGGGCTCGCTCGGCATCGCCATCTCCGAGGCGGTCGAGGACGCGGTGCGCCGCGAGGACACGAAGTACGCGCTCGGCTCCGTCCTCAACCACGTGCTCCTGCACCAGACGGTCATCGGCCTGGAGACGCGCCGCCAGCTCGAGGTGTTCGGGGAGGGCCCCGACCTCGTCATCGGCTGCCACGGAGGCGGCTCGAACTTCGCCGGCATCGCCTTCCCCTTCCTGGGCGACAACTTCAAGAAGAAGACGAAGACGCGGGTCATCGCGGTCGAGCCGTCCTCCTGCCCGACCCTGACGAAGGGGACCTACGCCTACGACTTCGGGGACAACTCGGGGATGACGCCGCTCATGAAGATGTACACGCTCGGCCACGACTTCATGCCGCCCGGCATCCACGCGGGCGGCCTGCGCTACCACGGCGCCTCCCCCCTCGTCAGCCAGCTCGTCCACGAGGGACACATCGAGGCCCGCGCCGTCCCCCAGCGCCCCTGCTTCGAGGCGGCGCTCTCCTTCGCCAAGACGGAGGGCATCCTGCCGGCGCCGGAGTCCTCCCACGCCATCCGCGTCGCCGTCGACGAGGCCCTGCGCTGCCGCGAGGAAGGCCGCTCGAAGGTCATCGTCTTCAACCTCTCGGGACACGGCCACTTCGACCTGCCGTCCTACGAGAAGTTCCTGTCGGGGAAGCTGACGGACCACGAGCACCCGCAGGATGCGATCGACGCGGCCCTGAAGCGGCTCCCCAAAGTCGCCGTCTGA
- a CDS encoding response regulator — protein MAKKIFIIDDDRDMVDALTLVLEKHGYAVDSTLEARGAVEKARQAKPDAIILDVMFPEDPSQGFELARELHGDEAVGKIPVLILSAVNDRSKLGFSDQDRDEDWLPVFRFIEKPVSPAKLVAHVREALK, from the coding sequence ATGGCCAAGAAGATCTTCATCATCGACGACGACCGCGACATGGTGGACGCCCTGACCCTGGTGCTGGAGAAGCACGGCTACGCCGTGGACTCCACGCTCGAGGCGCGCGGGGCCGTCGAAAAGGCGCGCCAGGCGAAGCCCGACGCGATCATCCTCGACGTCATGTTCCCCGAGGACCCCTCGCAGGGCTTCGAGCTCGCCCGCGAGCTGCACGGCGACGAGGCCGTGGGGAAGATCCCCGTCCTCATCCTCTCGGCGGTCAACGACCGCTCCAAACTCGGCTTCTCGGACCAGGACCGCGACGAGGACTGGCTGCCGGTGTTCCGCTTCATCGAGAAGCCGGTCTCCCCGGCGAAGCTCGTGGCGCACGTGCGGGAGGCCCTCAAGTGA